The Planctomycetia bacterium sequence GCGTGGCTGGCGGAACAAGCTGTACACCACCCGCAAAGGTATTGCCAAAGGTGGCATGGAGTTCACCCGCACCAGCTTATGGAACCTGCTCACCAATCCACTGTACTTCGGTCAGGTAAGACACAAAGACAACGTCTATGCTGGCGAACACGAAGCCATCATTGATGAGGTGCTCTGGCAGCGGGTGCAGAATCAACTGGAACGCAACGGCATCCATGGTGGCCGTGAAATCAAGAATCGCCACGGGTCGATATTGAAGGGTTTGCTGCGATGCGTCCCCTGCGGATGTGCCATGACACCATCGTACTGCTGTAAGAACGGTAAAGTGCAGTATCGCTATTACACCTGCACCAAGGCCCAGAAGCAGGGCTGGGAGAAGTGTTCTTCCAAGAGTGTGCCCGCAGGCCAGATGGAACAGTTCGTCCTGGAACGGATCCAGGGCATTGGCAGCGATCCTTCCCTGCAGGCTGAAGTGCTTGCCATCATTCACCAGCACCATGAAGAGCATCGGCAAACCCTGAAGTCCGAACAAGCTCTGCTGGAACGAGAACTCAAACGATGGCAGCAGGAAGCACGCAACCTGGTGGGCCAGATTAAGGCAGGTGAAGTGAATACCCTCGTAACCAGCCGATTGGCCGAAGTGCAGGAACGCATCGCCCACGAAACGCCACAGTTGGCCCAGATTCGCGATGAACTGGAACGATTGGCCGACTGGTCGATAACGTCAGAATCCGTGGCCACGGTGCTAGGTAGATTTGATGATCTCTGGAAAGCCATGAATATCGTTGAGAAGCAGAAGCTCCTGCAATTGCTAATTGACCGCATTGATTACGATGGTAAGGTGGGCCAGGTCACCATTCACTTCCATCCGACTGGCCTCGAATCCCTGCTGACCGAAACTCTCACGGAGAACGCTGCATGATTGCCAAGACCTGGAATGTATCTTTTGAGACGCACCGCAAGGGTCAGCGGGTGATGACTACCCGCAAGCAATCCCCTGCTCTGCCGGATGGTCGCATACCTCGCATCTCGCGGTTGATGGCATTGGCCCACCATCTGGAACGGTTAGTGGTAACTGGTGTAGTGAAGGACTATGCAGAATTGGCACGGCTGGGACATGTTAGCCGTGCTCGCATCAGTCAGATCATGAACCTGCTGCTGCTGGCACCGGATATTCAGGAGGCAATCCTATTCCTCCCCAAGACCACCAGTGGCCATGATCCGATTAAGCTCAGGCATCTGCAGCCGATTTGTCTGGAGATGGATTGGGGGAGCCAGAGGGAGAGGTGGTTATTTCTTGCTTGTAGCCTCAACAACTGCTTCAGCCAATAGCCAGTTCTGGTGGTAGAGAGCTGCCGGGAGGTTGCGTTCTCTGCAACACTCTTCGATCTGCTTGAGACGCCAGCGACGGGTGTCTTCGTACTTGGGAATGAACTCATCAGGGTATTTG is a genomic window containing:
- a CDS encoding recombinase zinc beta ribbon domain-containing protein; this translates as RGWRNKLYTTRKGIAKGGMEFTRTSLWNLLTNPLYFGQVRHKDNVYAGEHEAIIDEVLWQRVQNQLERNGIHGGREIKNRHGSILKGLLRCVPCGCAMTPSYCCKNGKVQYRYYTCTKAQKQGWEKCSSKSVPAGQMEQFVLERIQGIGSDPSLQAEVLAIIHQHHEEHRQTLKSEQALLERELKRWQQEARNLVGQIKAGEVNTLVTSRLAEVQERIAHETPQLAQIRDELERLADWSITSESVATVLGRFDDLWKAMNIVEKQKLLQLLIDRIDYDGKVGQVTIHFHPTGLESLLTETLTENAA